The following are from one region of the Rosistilla carotiformis genome:
- the glgX gene encoding glycogen debranching protein GlgX: MLMRHPHPELQFAYQLPYGAVVKPNGVQFSVYSRSATSMRLLLYKNVNDRDPSQVIEFDRDVDRWGDIWSIQVPNIKPGQLYHFQASGPFDPERGQRFDASARLIDPYAKALAGKFQSNEDGITRPPKCVVVDDSFDWEGDRHLRHDLSDSVIYEMHVRGFTKSKTAKIKNPGTYLGVIEKIPYLKSLGVTAVELMPVHEFPIEATNGEKLERPNYWGYDPMAFFAPHRGYAAGKQPGAQVNEFKEMVKALHAAGIEVILDVVFNHTCEGNEQGPTLSFKGLENSVYYILSEQEHYTNYSGCGNTVNGNHPVVREMIFHCLRHWVHNYHVDGFRFDLASILSRDRHGNLVPNPPMVELIAEDPMLADTKIIAEAWDAAGAYQVGSFGDLRWAEWNGRFRDDVRGFWRGDGGTLGAVATRLAGSSDLYQHAGRAPFCSINFVTSHDGFTMNDLVSYRDKHNMANGEDNRDGDNHNISDNYGIEGPTRRRGIQSVRERQIKNMLSTLLLSQGVPMLVSGDETRRTQKGNNNAYCQDNDISWFDWRLVEKNESMVRFVQGLIKFRRDQPTMRRKKFLTGRPENGRKIPDVSWFNANGDALDWHQPELAMSAYLAAPLKADDPDGMGRDVVMFFNSTGERKTFNMPLHGRGMKWNLFVDTTAPSPADIYPDLDGPVPVSGQAIDLSYKGLMIYVSELVNQ; encoded by the coding sequence ATGCTCATGCGTCACCCGCACCCCGAGTTGCAATTCGCTTACCAACTGCCTTACGGGGCGGTCGTGAAGCCCAATGGCGTCCAGTTCTCTGTTTACAGCCGTTCTGCAACCTCGATGCGTTTGCTGCTTTACAAGAACGTCAACGACCGCGATCCGTCGCAGGTGATCGAATTCGATCGCGACGTCGACCGCTGGGGGGACATCTGGAGCATTCAGGTTCCGAATATCAAGCCGGGCCAGCTGTATCACTTCCAAGCCAGTGGACCTTTCGATCCTGAACGCGGCCAGCGGTTTGACGCTTCGGCGCGATTGATCGATCCCTACGCCAAGGCATTGGCTGGCAAGTTCCAATCGAACGAAGACGGGATCACCCGTCCGCCGAAGTGCGTCGTCGTCGACGACAGCTTCGATTGGGAAGGCGATCGCCACTTGCGGCACGATCTTTCCGATTCGGTGATCTATGAGATGCACGTCCGCGGCTTTACCAAAAGCAAGACGGCGAAGATCAAAAATCCCGGCACCTACCTGGGCGTGATCGAAAAGATACCGTACCTGAAGTCGCTGGGCGTAACGGCTGTCGAGTTGATGCCGGTTCACGAGTTCCCGATCGAAGCGACCAACGGCGAAAAACTGGAACGGCCGAACTATTGGGGCTACGACCCGATGGCCTTCTTCGCGCCGCACCGTGGCTATGCGGCCGGCAAGCAGCCGGGGGCGCAGGTCAACGAATTCAAAGAGATGGTCAAGGCGTTGCACGCCGCCGGGATCGAAGTGATCCTGGACGTCGTCTTCAACCACACGTGTGAAGGGAACGAACAGGGACCGACGTTGAGCTTCAAGGGGCTCGAGAATTCGGTCTACTACATCCTTTCCGAACAAGAGCACTACACGAACTACAGCGGTTGTGGAAACACGGTCAACGGAAACCATCCGGTTGTCCGCGAGATGATCTTCCATTGCCTGCGACACTGGGTGCACAACTACCACGTCGACGGTTTCCGGTTCGATCTGGCGAGCATCTTGAGTCGCGATCGGCACGGCAACTTGGTCCCCAACCCGCCGATGGTCGAATTGATCGCCGAAGATCCGATGTTGGCAGACACCAAGATCATCGCTGAAGCTTGGGACGCCGCGGGAGCTTACCAAGTCGGCTCGTTTGGCGACCTGCGTTGGGCCGAATGGAACGGTCGCTTCCGCGATGACGTTCGCGGTTTCTGGCGTGGCGATGGCGGAACGCTCGGCGCCGTGGCAACTCGCCTGGCGGGCAGCAGCGACCTGTACCAACACGCTGGTCGGGCTCCGTTCTGCAGCATCAACTTTGTCACGTCGCATGATGGCTTCACGATGAACGACCTGGTGTCGTACCGTGACAAGCACAACATGGCCAATGGCGAAGACAATCGCGACGGCGACAACCACAACATCAGCGACAACTACGGTATCGAAGGCCCCACGCGGCGACGCGGGATCCAATCGGTTCGTGAACGTCAGATCAAGAACATGCTGTCGACGCTGTTGCTCAGCCAAGGCGTTCCGATGCTGGTTTCGGGGGATGAAACCCGACGCACGCAAAAGGGAAACAACAACGCCTACTGCCAGGACAACGACATCAGTTGGTTCGATTGGCGATTGGTCGAGAAGAACGAATCGATGGTTCGGTTTGTCCAGGGGCTGATCAAATTCCGCCGCGACCAACCGACGATGCGACGCAAGAAGTTCCTCACCGGGCGACCTGAAAACGGTCGCAAGATCCCTGACGTTTCGTGGTTCAACGCCAACGGCGACGCGCTCGATTGGCATCAACCCGAATTGGCGATGTCGGCTTATTTGGCCGCACCGTTGAAAGCCGACGATCCCGACGGGATGGGACGCGATGTCGTGATGTTCTTCAATTCGACCGGAGAGCGGAAGACCTTCAACATGCCATTGCACGGCCGTGGGATGAAGTGGAATCTGTTTGTCGACACGACGGCGCCTTCGCCAGCGGATATCTATCCCGATCTGGACGGTCCCGTGCCGGTCAGCGGTCAAGCGATCGACCTGTCCTATAAAGGGCTGATGATCTACGTTTCCGAATTGGTCAATCAGTAG
- a CDS encoding zinc-dependent peptidase: MSKSAIQTTALASIYLLASLIFARSAAAIAPPQPAESTSTAPSYAAKDLSGWTVQIHLELLEPETRPATEQALQLLTLQLNEICRVVPSAAVDRLQNVTLWFSPQYPGIPPGAEYHPSGDWLRANGRDPAMARGVEFTNIRIFAAETRRMPNFALHELAHAYHHRELPDGFQNEPLQSAFEKAKASGGYDRVERQDSEGNKRFDRAYALTNPQEYFAETTEAFFTRNDFFPFDHKELQQHDPEVCQLLTKLWGVQPSP, translated from the coding sequence ATGTCGAAATCCGCTATTCAAACCACTGCGTTAGCCAGCATTTACCTTCTCGCCAGCCTCATCTTCGCGCGCTCCGCCGCCGCGATAGCCCCGCCTCAACCGGCAGAGTCAACCTCCACGGCACCGAGTTACGCGGCGAAAGACCTCTCCGGCTGGACGGTGCAAATCCACCTCGAACTGCTCGAACCGGAAACGCGTCCGGCGACCGAACAGGCACTGCAGCTGTTAACCCTTCAATTGAACGAGATCTGCCGCGTCGTTCCCTCGGCAGCAGTCGACCGCCTGCAAAACGTAACGCTCTGGTTTTCGCCGCAATATCCCGGCATCCCTCCGGGAGCCGAATACCATCCCAGCGGCGATTGGCTGCGAGCCAACGGGCGCGATCCAGCGATGGCCCGCGGAGTCGAATTTACCAACATCCGCATCTTCGCCGCCGAAACGCGACGGATGCCAAACTTTGCGTTGCACGAACTCGCCCACGCCTACCACCATCGCGAACTTCCCGATGGCTTTCAAAACGAACCGCTGCAATCGGCTTTCGAAAAAGCCAAAGCGAGCGGCGGCTATGATCGCGTGGAGCGGCAAGATTCCGAAGGGAACAAACGCTTCGACCGCGCCTATGCGCTGACCAACCCGCAAGAATATTTCGCCGAGACAACCGAAGCCTTTTTCACGCGCAACGACTTCTTCCCCTTCGACCACAAAGAACTGCAACAGCACGATCCCGAAGTCTGCCAATTGTTGACCAAACTCTGGGGCGTCCAACCATCGCCGTAG
- a CDS encoding sialidase family protein, translated as MKVAFFPLAVLFVSIALASPTHADDPLTTVTLETIDLTDQLRRQVVVDRETGLYLGYPSTTLLDDGQTMLCVYAKGVGRGAILYKRSEDGGKTWGPRLATPENWSTSKEVPNLHRVVDAEGKRRLLLWSGLYPARMAISEDNGAQWSELKPAGDWGGSVVMGFVEPLSTPGHYLAMFHDDGRYFTEHGGSTETVTLYKSLSTDGGLTWSRPESVHRSSAIHLSEPECIRSPDGKRLAVLLRESRLRKNSHVIFSDDEGKTWTAPRELPLALTGDRHVAKYDSDGRLLVSFRCRSPHHAAKTRPFEGHWIAWVGTWDDLVDGKQGQYNVRLKENTKGYDTGYSGVEILPDGTFVATSYGHWDEGLDPYILSVRLKLAQLDEMSQGAASPQ; from the coding sequence ATGAAAGTTGCATTCTTTCCACTCGCCGTTCTGTTCGTCTCTATCGCGTTGGCGTCCCCAACGCACGCGGACGATCCGCTAACTACGGTCACTCTGGAAACGATCGATCTGACCGACCAGCTGCGCCGCCAAGTCGTCGTCGACCGCGAAACGGGACTCTACCTGGGCTATCCATCGACCACTTTGTTGGATGACGGGCAGACAATGCTGTGCGTTTATGCCAAGGGAGTCGGCCGCGGGGCGATCCTCTACAAACGCAGCGAAGACGGCGGCAAGACTTGGGGGCCACGACTGGCGACTCCCGAAAACTGGTCGACCTCCAAAGAGGTTCCCAACCTGCATCGTGTCGTCGACGCGGAAGGGAAGCGTCGCCTGTTGCTTTGGTCGGGGCTGTATCCGGCACGGATGGCAATCTCCGAAGACAACGGAGCCCAGTGGAGCGAATTAAAGCCAGCCGGAGATTGGGGCGGAAGCGTTGTGATGGGGTTCGTCGAACCATTGAGCACCCCAGGGCATTATCTGGCGATGTTCCATGACGACGGTCGCTATTTTACCGAACATGGGGGGAGCACCGAGACGGTGACCCTTTATAAGTCGTTGTCCACCGACGGAGGCCTCACGTGGTCGCGACCGGAATCGGTTCACCGGTCCAGTGCGATCCATCTTTCGGAGCCCGAGTGCATTCGTTCGCCTGATGGCAAGCGGTTGGCTGTGCTGTTGCGAGAGAGTCGGTTGCGAAAGAATTCCCACGTGATTTTCAGTGATGATGAAGGCAAGACGTGGACCGCACCACGCGAGTTGCCATTGGCGCTGACCGGCGACCGACATGTTGCCAAATACGATTCGGACGGTCGTTTGCTGGTCAGTTTCCGCTGCCGTTCACCGCATCATGCTGCCAAAACACGTCCTTTTGAAGGGCATTGGATCGCATGGGTCGGCACCTGGGACGATCTCGTTGACGGAAAGCAGGGCCAATATAATGTGCGGCTGAAAGAAAACACCAAGGGCTACGACACGGGATATTCGGGGGTCGAGATCCTCCCCGACGGAACCTTTGTTGCCACCTCCTACGGCCACTGGGATGAAGGTTTGGATCCCTACATCCTTAGCGTCCGATTGAAGCTGGCACAGTTGGACGAAATGTCGCAAGGGGCTGCTTCGCCGCAGTGA
- the miaB gene encoding tRNA (N6-isopentenyl adenosine(37)-C2)-methylthiotransferase MiaB, whose protein sequence is MTKRLYIETVGCQMNVLDSEMVVANLRQHGYEVVQSTEDADVLLYNSCSVRQMAEEKIYSAVGEVKRIKEAHPDRVVGIMGCMAQKDQAKIFDRAPHVDLVIGPGQLHQIPDLIQQVRAGSGPQVMVSLGRKEGTQEDIRRSHETFDPLRDPSMRPTPFQAYLRIQIGCDKFCTYCVVPMTRGPEQGRRPSEILLEAQTLADQGCKEITLLGQTVNSYKYSEDGTTTRLADLLRSLHEIDGIERLKFVTNYPKDMTEDLLRTVHELPKCSPYLHVPAQSGSDEILKRMKRGYTIADYRAMMERIHKFLPEASVSSDFIVGFCGETEEQFQMTMDLVREYRYKNSFIFQYSVREGTKANERLEDDIPLEVKKRRNNDLLNLQNEVCLEDNQRFVGETVQVLVEGPSKKSIKNGDDGPVVQMTGRTHCDRIVVFDGNRRQAGQMMDIVVREALCHTLIGTVHTKHLGPQVFQLA, encoded by the coding sequence ATGACGAAACGACTTTATATCGAAACGGTCGGCTGCCAGATGAACGTCTTGGACAGCGAGATGGTCGTAGCCAACCTTCGGCAACACGGCTACGAGGTCGTGCAATCGACTGAAGATGCCGATGTGCTGCTGTACAACAGTTGCAGCGTTCGCCAGATGGCTGAAGAGAAAATCTACAGTGCTGTTGGCGAAGTCAAACGGATCAAAGAAGCGCACCCCGATCGCGTGGTCGGCATCATGGGCTGCATGGCTCAGAAGGATCAAGCCAAGATTTTTGATCGCGCCCCGCACGTCGATCTGGTCATCGGCCCGGGACAGCTGCATCAGATCCCCGACTTGATCCAGCAGGTTCGCGCTGGCTCCGGGCCTCAGGTGATGGTCAGTCTCGGGCGTAAGGAAGGTACGCAAGAGGATATCCGTCGCAGTCACGAGACGTTTGATCCGTTGCGGGATCCGTCGATGCGGCCGACTCCGTTTCAGGCCTATCTGCGGATCCAGATCGGTTGCGACAAATTCTGCACCTATTGCGTTGTGCCAATGACTCGCGGTCCGGAACAGGGACGCCGGCCTTCGGAGATTTTGCTGGAAGCGCAAACGCTGGCCGATCAGGGCTGCAAAGAGATCACGCTGTTGGGCCAGACGGTCAACAGTTACAAGTACAGCGAAGATGGCACGACGACACGGTTGGCCGATCTGCTGCGATCGCTGCACGAGATCGACGGCATCGAGCGGTTGAAGTTCGTGACGAACTATCCCAAGGACATGACGGAAGATCTGCTGCGAACGGTGCACGAATTGCCAAAGTGTTCGCCGTATCTGCACGTTCCCGCGCAAAGTGGTTCGGACGAGATCCTGAAACGGATGAAGCGTGGTTACACGATCGCCGACTACCGGGCGATGATGGAGCGGATCCACAAGTTCCTGCCCGAAGCCTCGGTCAGCAGCGACTTTATCGTCGGTTTCTGTGGCGAGACCGAAGAGCAGTTCCAGATGACGATGGATCTGGTTCGCGAGTACCGCTACAAAAACAGCTTCATCTTCCAATACAGTGTTCGCGAAGGGACCAAGGCGAACGAACGATTGGAAGACGACATCCCGCTGGAGGTGAAGAAGCGTCGTAACAACGACTTGTTGAACCTGCAGAACGAAGTCTGCTTGGAAGACAATCAACGCTTTGTCGGCGAGACGGTTCAGGTGTTGGTCGAAGGGCCGAGCAAGAAGTCGATCAAGAACGGCGATGATGGCCCGGTCGTGCAGATGACCGGGCGAACGCATTGCGATCGGATCGTTGTGTTCGATGGGAATCGCCGCCAAGCGGGACAGATGATGGACATCGTTGTTCGCGAAGCACTGTGCCACACGCTGATCGGCACCGTTCACACAAAACACCTTGGCCCTCAAGTTTTTCAGCTGGCTTGA